The Spirulina subsalsa PCC 9445 region TTGCGTCAGGCACTCGCCCAAGAGGGACCCAAAGAGCTAGATATTTTTAATTTTGGCATTAATGGGGCGACCGCCCAAGTGGTGGATCTGATGTTACGACGAATTTTAGCCCCCGAGGAACTGCCGAAGTTAATTATCTGGGCTGATGGGGCGAGGGCGTTTAATAGTGGGCGACCGGATATTACTTATAATGCGATCGCCTCTTCTGACGGCTACCGAACCTTAAGCCCCCATCCCCCCCGAAGCAACCGGGTTCATAGCCGCGCTATGCCTCGCATACAGCTTCCCAATGTCAATCAGGCGATCGCACGGAACTATCGCAACTTTAACCAGTGGATGAGTGAAGGCCTCGGGGAATTCTTCACCCTCTACCCCCACCGGGAGGAATTGCGCGACCTCCTGCAAGACCAACTCACCCATCCCCTCCCCACCGTCGCCGACCTAAATATAGACCCCCTCGACCTAGAAACCGTTGCCGGACAAGAACCCATCACCCCCGATGGTTTTCTCCCCCTCGACCTACGCTTTGACCCTAACACCTACTACCTCTCTCATCCCCGAGTCTCCGGCGCTTACGACAGCGACTATGATTCCTTTGGACTATACGGCCCCCAAGATGTCGCCCTGCGCAATATCTTAACCACCCTAGAAAAACATCAAGTGAAGCTCGTTTTTGTCAATCTTCCCCTAACCAACGAATATTTAGACCCCATTCGTAGCCAATATGAACAGCAATTTCACGACCACATGACCCGCTTAACTCAAGACTATAACCTCATCTTTTTAGACCTCGCTCAACACTGGGGCAGTGAATACGATTTCTTCTCAGACCCCAGTCATCTAAACCGTTATGGAGCCTATCAAGTCTCCCGTTATCTCGCGCACAATTCCCCTATTCCTTGGCAAACAGGGGTTCAAAATTAGGGTTTTCTAAATAAGAGGGCAGGGGGGCAGGGGGGCAGGGGAGAGGGGGAGTTGATAATTATTAACTATTCCCGACTCCCGATTCCCGACTCCCGATTCCCGACTCCCGATTCCCGATTCCCGACTCCCGACTCCCGACTCCCGATTCCCGATTCCCCCTATTCCCTATTCTCGACACTCGGACTTATTCACTAAGCCCTATGTGACTTTGAGCATAGGCGGCATAAACGCCTTGGACATTGTACCAATTGAGGAAAACCCGAGCGATTTCTAAGGCGAGTTGGGGTTTTCCTTGGTTGATTAACCACTGTAACAAGGGGGCGAGAGTTCTTTCATTTAAGCGCCCCCCTAGGGATAAAATGCCCCAGAGTAATTTGTGAATCCAAGTCATTTGAATCATCATGCGGACTTCCCAGGTGGGATGTTTTTGGTAGAACACCACACCCATACGCCCCCGTTGGATTTCTTGGTCAATCAGTTTAGGAATTTGCTGCAAACTAAAGGGGGGGTGCCAATGATAGCCGACGGCTTGGGGACATTTAATGAGTTTGAGTCCCAATTTTTTCAGGCGGACTCCAAGTTCTAAGTCTTCCCAGCCGTATTGTTGAAAGGAGGTGTCGAAGAGTCCCGCTTGGAGTAACCATTTTTTGGCGATCGCAACATTCCCCGTAGCAAAATAAGCGGCCGAGAAATCCGTGATTTTGTAAGGCTCTGCCGTGGGATGCTCAAAATTACAAGTATTAATCACAGCCCCGTAGGTGAAAATCCGATCATTCCCCTGTTCTCGTTCTCCCCGTTGCAATGCCGCCCCATGCGCTGCTAAAAAGCCTTCTGTCACTACCAAATCACTGTCAATGAAAATAATCATCTCCCCTTTTGCCTGTTCTACCCCAAAATTGCGCGCCGCGGCCGCCCCTTGGTGATTTCGAGCAAAACGCACGACATGGGGAAAGTCCCCTAAATTCGCCCCTAACCACTCCCAAGTTCCATCTTCTGACCCATCATCCACTACAACGATTTCGTAGCCCTCCACGGGGCTATTCTCCCTCAACTGTTGCGTTTCTAAAGCCCGGAGACATTTCTCTAAAATGGGTTTGCGGTTATAGGTCGGAATGACAACACTAAAGAACATGGTTTTTGCACATTTATTTAGGAAATCGGAAATTGGGCTGACCCGTCGGTTTTTCTCTCTTATCTCTTCCGAGATTAAAGCAGAATTTTTCCCTCTCAAAGTAATCGGAACTGGTGAAAAAATGAATTTTTTTAAGGGGGTTGCTAAAGTTGGCGATTTTTGCTAATATGTTTGTGGTATAATGGGAGTGGTTGCGCTAATTTTTGAGCGCAACCACTCCCATTATGATTGAATTGCTTTTAGTGTACAGCGAAAAAGAACCCCTGTCAAGCTTTTTTCTATTGTCACCGGGTGGGTTTTTATCCGGGGATAGGTAGGGTCTGCTGAATAGGTTTCTAAGCCCTGTTAAGGTTTTTGAGAGATGAACCACAAAGACACAAAGATTAGCCTTGTTCCGACTCTTTCTCTCCCCTATTCCCCCGCTCCTTTATTCAACAAGCCCTAAATAAACCTTTTGTTGCTGTTTGATAGAGGCCATAAAATCCACCATCGGCTTAGGATAATCTTCCCCCAATCTAACCCCATAGAGTTGTTGTTCTAACTGAGTCATTTTCCAAGGTTCATGGACTAAATGAGGGGGCAGATTTGCTAAGGCAGGTAGCCAATGTTTAACATAGTCCCCTTGAGGATCATAATCTTTGCCCTGTTTGGCTATATTAAAATACCGAAATCCTCGGGCATCATTACCCACCCCAGCCGTATAATTCCAGTTTCCCCAGTTACTACAGACATCATAATCAATCAACATTGACTCAAACCACTCCGCCCCCATCTGCCAGTTAATGCCCAAATTTTTGGTTAAAAAACTGGCTACATTTTGCCTCCCCCGATTGGACATAAAGCCTGTTTTTAACAACTCCTGCATATTGGCATCTACTAAAGGATACCCTGTCTCACCTTTGCACCATTTTTCAAATAAATCCCCATCTTCTAACCAAGGAATCTCTAGCCCTTGTAATCCTGAGCGCCAAAAGATTTTATTGCCGTGTTTAGCGGCAATAAAGCGGAAATAATCCCGCCAGAGTAGCTCAAAAATAAGCCAGTAGGTAGAGTCATTTTTAACCCGTTCTGCTTCATAGCGTTTAACTTCTGCATAAATAAAACGGGGGGATAAACACCCCAAGGCGAACCAAGGGGAAAACTTGGAGGAATAATCCGCCCCTAACATCCCATTGCGGGTGAGTTTATAGACCTTTAAAGCGTCTTGTTGCCAGAAGTAATGATTTAAGCGTTCCAGTGCGGCCTTTTCGCCTCCTTGGAAGGCTAAAACGCCTTGGGATTTGGGGGGAGGGGGTTCAATATTTAAGGCTGGAAGGGTGGGAATTTCACCGGGATTTAGGGGAGGGAGGGGTGGTAAGGATTGGGGGGGAGGGAAGGGGGGTAAAATGTGCCAATTTCTTTCGACAATTTGGCGAAATTTGGTGAAGAGTTCGGGAATTTGGGAGAGGTTAAAGGGGAGATGATCGGGGTGAATTAAGGTGGAAGTCCAAAAGCCTTTTAGGGGGATTCCCAAGGGGGTGAGATGGTGAATCAGTGCCTGTTCAACTTGGGTTTCTTCCCACGTTATTTCGCGAGAATAATAAACTTTATCTAGCTTGATTTCTTGGGCTATTTGTGGTATAATATCTTCAGGTTTTCCCAACCGAATGATTAAATCACTGCCCAAGCTTTGCAAGGTTTCCCGGAGATTGATGAGAGATTCTCGGAGGAATTGGGCGCGAAATGCTCCGGTTTTGGGGAAGCCGAAAGAGGTCGTTTGAAAGTGGCGAGGATCGATACAATAAAGGGGGATAATCTGGGCATTTTCTTGTAAAGCACGGTGTAGGGGTTCGTGATCATGCGATCGCAAATCATTCCGATACCAGACCAAAATCCGTGAAGTCTTGCTATTTTGAGCCATACTCCCCCCTTAATTCGTTCGTAGTTGCGCTTTAGCGCCCCCTTGTGTCCCTTTTGCTTATCCCAAAACAACAGAAGGGCGCAAACCTTGCGCCCCCATCCTATCAAACCAGATAGAAATACCAACTTTTAGTTAACACTCCCAAACTTAAAGAGGAGCCACTTCAATATCAACAACAGCCGTCACTTCAGCATGAAGCTTAACTTCAACCTTATAGTTTCCTAACTTGTTAATTTCCGGCAGGGTAATATTGCGTTTATCTACCTCTTGGGCAGCACTTGCTAATAATACATCAGCCACATCTTGACTGGTAACAGTCCCAAAAATAGCGTTATTTTCGCCCACCTGCTTCTGAATTCTTAAGCGCCCAATAGTTGCCAACGCCGTTTTCTGGGCTTCTGCTTGTTGTTTAATTTCTAATAAACGCTGTCTTTCTTTTTCCCGTCTAATTTCCACCTGTCGGATAACGCTAGGCGTTGCGGGGATGGCCATGCCTTGGGGAACTAAATAATTCCGCGCATATCCGGGGGCAACATCCACTAAATCCCCTGATTTCCCTAATTTATGAACCTCTCGATTTAAAACAACCTGTACTCGCTTGGACATAGTTTCTCCGTTCTTAAAACTTTGGGTGTGGGAGTGCTTTAAAATAAGTCACAGTCTTCCATTATAACCTAAAACCTGTCCTTCTTGCCACGTAAACGACTAAAGGTTTGCACGGGATCAGAACTATTCATCGCCTGCTGAAGATCGGGACTATCCCAGCGGAGAAAGGGATTGGTTTGTTTTTCCACCCCCAACAGCGAGGGAACTGTGGGCTGGTGTTGTTGACGGGCTTGTTGCACTTGCTGGTAACGTTCTTTTAGCGTGGGATTGTCTGAATCAACGGTGAGGGCAAATTTTAGGTTATTGATGGTGTATTCATGGGCGCACCAGACGCGGGTAGAATCGGGTAATTGGCGCAATTGACTGAGGGAATGAACCATCTGGCTAGGGGTGCCTTCAAATAGCCGTCCACAGCCTCCTGCAAAGAGGGTGTCGCCACAAAATAATTCTCCGGGTTGATCTGGGGCGACGGGGGGGAAATAATAGGCAATATGGGCGCGGGTGTGACCGGGAACAAAGAAGACTTCGGCGGTGCGTTGGGCGAATTGAATGCGATCGCCTGCCCGTAAAAAAACCCTTTGACCCGGAATCCGTCCCTGATCTTCCGCCCCCCCATAAACCGTTAAATGGGGGAAATGCTGCATTAGGAGACTATTGGCCCCCACATGATCCCCATGATGATGGGTGTTAAAAATCGCTACCAATTCACCCCCGACTTGCTGGAGATAGTCCAACACCGGATCCGCTTCGGCCGGGTCTACGACAGCCGCTTGACGGTTGTTTTCATCCCACAAGACAAAAATATAATTGTCCGTTAGGGCAGGAAGTCGAGTAATCTGCATGGTGATCCACCTTCAATCATTGGTTGCTTTCCCCCAAAAAAGAAGTTCAGGGAGGGGGGTGTTCCTGAGCCAATTTAGTCCAGAGGCAAGGACTCACTGTTATATTTTAAGTTCAGTTGCCCGACCTCTGACCATTATCTCCCGTCCTCTGACCATGAGCGAACCGAACCAAAACCCAGCCCTAGCGACCTTACCGGAAACGGTAGAACGGATTTTAAGCACTGGATATTTAACCCGCCAAGAACATTTTCAACTGGTGACCCTGTTTCTTTCCGACTTAGCGGTAAATGAAGAGGAGCGCCGTCAACTCAACCGCATTTTTGATGAACTGCAAATGGGGCGGTTAAAATACTCCACTTCGACCTAGTGCCTTGTTTCCCCAAACTCCTCCTATCTATCCGCACTCCTAGGATTATGAATAAAATACAGGTCATTGGCATTGGTTTAGACGGTGCGGCCGGATTACCCAGCACCTTA contains the following coding sequences:
- a CDS encoding glycosyltransferase family 2 protein, which translates into the protein MFFSVVIPTYNRKPILEKCLRALETQQLRENSPVEGYEIVVVDDGSEDGTWEWLGANLGDFPHVVRFARNHQGAAAARNFGVEQAKGEMIIFIDSDLVVTEGFLAAHGAALQRGEREQGNDRIFTYGAVINTCNFEHPTAEPYKITDFSAAYFATGNVAIAKKWLLQAGLFDTSFQQYGWEDLELGVRLKKLGLKLIKCPQAVGYHWHPPFSLQQIPKLIDQEIQRGRMGVVFYQKHPTWEVRMMIQMTWIHKLLWGILSLGGRLNERTLAPLLQWLINQGKPQLALEIARVFLNWYNVQGVYAAYAQSHIGLSE
- a CDS encoding DASH family cryptochrome, which encodes MAQNSKTSRILVWYRNDLRSHDHEPLHRALQENAQIIPLYCIDPRHFQTTSFGFPKTGAFRAQFLRESLINLRETLQSLGSDLIIRLGKPEDIIPQIAQEIKLDKVYYSREITWEETQVEQALIHHLTPLGIPLKGFWTSTLIHPDHLPFNLSQIPELFTKFRQIVERNWHILPPFPPPQSLPPLPPLNPGEIPTLPALNIEPPPPKSQGVLAFQGGEKAALERLNHYFWQQDALKVYKLTRNGMLGADYSSKFSPWFALGCLSPRFIYAEVKRYEAERVKNDSTYWLIFELLWRDYFRFIAAKHGNKIFWRSGLQGLEIPWLEDGDLFEKWCKGETGYPLVDANMQELLKTGFMSNRGRQNVASFLTKNLGINWQMGAEWFESMLIDYDVCSNWGNWNYTAGVGNDARGFRYFNIAKQGKDYDPQGDYVKHWLPALANLPPHLVHEPWKMTQLEQQLYGVRLGEDYPKPMVDFMASIKQQQKVYLGLVE
- the rplI gene encoding 50S ribosomal protein L9, translated to MSKRVQVVLNREVHKLGKSGDLVDVAPGYARNYLVPQGMAIPATPSVIRQVEIRREKERQRLLEIKQQAEAQKTALATIGRLRIQKQVGENNAIFGTVTSQDVADVLLASAAQEVDKRNITLPEINKLGNYKVEVKLHAEVTAVVDIEVAPL
- the gloB gene encoding hydroxyacylglutathione hydrolase, giving the protein MQITRLPALTDNYIFVLWDENNRQAAVVDPAEADPVLDYLQQVGGELVAIFNTHHHGDHVGANSLLMQHFPHLTVYGGAEDQGRIPGQRVFLRAGDRIQFAQRTAEVFFVPGHTRAHIAYYFPPVAPDQPGELFCGDTLFAGGCGRLFEGTPSQMVHSLSQLRQLPDSTRVWCAHEYTINNLKFALTVDSDNPTLKERYQQVQQARQQHQPTVPSLLGVEKQTNPFLRWDSPDLQQAMNSSDPVQTFSRLRGKKDRF